A window of the Bacillota bacterium genome harbors these coding sequences:
- a CDS encoding PEP-CTERM sorting domain-containing protein: protein MQKRVSRWLATAVAGVMVLTVSAGATTIVGTPGAGWQAWSAPNQDGSPYWDNTSQDGNKKNIGYFLSKTGGFSSHPASPAITPEWWGIDATPTGADLNFHFKSPLSQAVKLVIEVAGNANINELGWYDVTNPLVGGVIFPGAAGAGATTVFSPSLNFGLYIKTAGGVKYYTQSSLNPLAEQDHQHFAVFKEAPGVYWIGVEDKRKNMGEGFGGDYNDMVIRMAVVPEPATMSLFALGLLPLLRRRKA, encoded by the coding sequence ATGCAAAAGCGCGTTTCTCGGTGGCTCGCGACTGCAGTGGCTGGTGTCATGGTTTTGACCGTCTCCGCCGGCGCCACCACGATTGTGGGTACTCCTGGTGCAGGATGGCAGGCGTGGTCCGCGCCGAATCAGGATGGCAGCCCCTATTGGGACAATACTTCCCAGGACGGTAACAAGAAGAACATCGGTTACTTCCTGAGCAAGACCGGTGGTTTCAGCAGCCATCCCGCCAGCCCGGCAATCACCCCCGAGTGGTGGGGCATCGACGCCACACCTACGGGGGCTGACCTGAACTTCCACTTCAAGAGCCCTCTGTCGCAGGCGGTGAAGCTGGTCATCGAAGTAGCCGGCAACGCCAACATCAACGAGCTCGGCTGGTACGACGTGACTAACCCGTTGGTAGGTGGAGTCATCTTCCCCGGTGCTGCGGGTGCTGGTGCCACTACAGTTTTCAGCCCGAGCCTCAACTTCGGTCTATACATCAAGACCGCGGGCGGTGTGAAGTATTACACGCAGTCCAGCCTGAACCCGCTGGCTGAGCAGGATCACCAGCACTTTGCGGTGTTCAAGGAAGCGCCCGGCGTGTACTGGATTGGCGTTGAGGATAAACGGAAGAACATGGGCGAAGGTTTCGGCGGCGACTACAACGACATGGTGATTCGCATGGCAGTCGTCCCGGAGC